The Aquila chrysaetos chrysaetos chromosome 11, bAquChr1.4, whole genome shotgun sequence sequence GGTGCTGGATAACCCACAGGCCCCAACAAATGTGGTGCTGACCTAGGAGGAAACCTCACTTGCTTCTGGTCTGAAATTCTTCACCAAAACAGGACTcttcccctgcccaccccagaaaatgctgcttcagTAAAAATGGTCTCAAAAACAAGACAGGTTTGAGTGAAGTCCTGCCAAAACCAATTCCTCAAGTCCTGTGAAAGCTGTGGTCAAACCTGGAGAGCAGAGCATTGACCTGAAAGCAGCCAAGTGATGAGGGCAGCAACCTcaggggctgggaaggagaCTAAAGCTTAGGTTACTGTCCCTCCCTCCTGAATTTAGAGGAGAGCCTTCAACAGAAGTTTCTGTCATCCCAAGTAAGTGACCAGACTATAAGGGCATAGACGTgtgctctgtattttaaatatgtgcatataaaattaaaacctgaaaattttcTCATTCTTCTCACTGCAAAAGAGGCAAAATTTGAACAACAAATCCCCAGCAACTAATGGCAGAGACCAGTCTGATATCTTCACCAAGGTATTGCTCTCTCTAGTGGTACCTTCGTCTTTTTCCGTGAACACCCATCCAGCCTGTGTGTCTATTCCTGAGGCTTTACATGTAGCAGCTGGACGGAAAACTGCCCTCTCCATCTGTCCTGAGCCAGCAAAGGCCTTTCGACTGCCCTGTAAATGTTGATGGGGAGATGgtggaaaaacagcagcatggTATAGGGTTGACTAAATAAAGTGCATATTTCCAAGTTTTTGGCAGGAACAATAATACTGACGTGCATCTCTGCAattcccatttctctttcactgtGCATGTTTCTTACAATTCAGAGCTTGTAGTCCCCAGTAAGAGGAAACgtcatttctttctgctgcagccGGGCATACCTCTGAATACCTGCAGAGGTGGCAACAGTATTGCAAATTGGAAAAGGGCACAGTGCATCACCAAGGGCTTTCAGCAAACTTTTTGTCTTGACTAGGTCTTCATAAATGCAGCAGAAGCATTTTCAGACTGTACACTCAAAGGCCAAAAggcaatttgttttctgttacagcAAGGGGAGGAATTACGGAGCTCCCAGAAGCTCAGCCGTGAGGGAGTATGGCTGGGCTGGGCCTGAAACCCCTGGGCTTGAGATTCACATCTTCCCAGTAAGAAAGTCCCAAGTGCAGGTTAGTGGCTCTTTTGGGCTATTAATCTCTCCAGTCAAAACATGCAGTAGAGTCCTTTCCAGACCTCAAGGACCTTCCCAAAAAGAGACTCAGAAATTGTATTTGTTCCCATGAAAGTTCTGGTTTCAAAACTTGGCAGCTTTCAATGAAAAAAGCTCCCAACCAGCTGTAGTTTCTATCATCTCTTCGAATTGCCTCTTTTCTTGCAGCctaccaaagcaaaacacaatgTGGCAGCCACCTATTCACTGCCTTTTGTGTCAGCCAAATCGCAGGAAGCAATCGAGTGTGTCGTAAATGATGTCTTGGCATATTCCAGTGCACTACTGAACTGCATTCAGTGGCTTGACTTGGGTTTTTCTAATTTAAGAATCAAAGCTTCAGCTCACCCCTATCTGCTTTATTGCTGAACACCAGCCAGAGTGTGTTTTGCTTCCCATGATTCAAAATTTAAGGGAataaaaaggtggaaaaaatgtAGCTGTATGAGGAACTcttgaggaaagaaagggaCTGTTAATGAAAGGGAAATATTCTCCCGTGTCTTCAAAGATGGAAGGTTATCTGGGCTCAGAGCACATGAGCAGCCTACAGAGGCAAGTTGCAAGCTGCCatttaaatctctttcttttcctttgccagaCTGAGCAGGAGGCAAAGGGGTCTGAAGCTGCTGTGGAAGAGGGTGTGAGGAAGACTTGGGGACTTCAGAAGTTGAGCACATTTTAGCTGGAAGGGACAGGATGTTGTTATGGCTTTAAGCATCATCGTCTCTACGAAGGACTTTGCTGCTCATGCAGGGAAATCCCCTATGGCAGGGTGgctggtgggaagggggagagcaCGCTCTGCCACAGAGCAGTGGCTGTCCCAAGTTGGCCCACAGGAACACCAGATGAGCTCTGTGATGCTCCCAGGTGAGGAGGAGGTCTTCAAGACAGAAGCTGAAGGTAGAGCCGAGCTCTGCCCCCATGCCACATAAAACACCACTAAGCAAATCTGCTTGTGCTAGCGTGTACTTCAAGCACTATTCATCTTCAGGGCTGACTGCAGTCAGGAAACAGTACGATGGCTATTTTTATATTGTCTTGCAGTAGCCTCTGAAGATGATTTTCCTTCAAGGCTACTTGTGCAGGGACCCGGGTAGCACAGGTGATGCAGATAGTTACTGCAGAGATGCAGGCACAGCAAGTGCTGGTTTGCAGAGCTCAGCACCACTTTTTCAGCTTAGGGGGCTGCATTTGTGCTGGTGAGAAGCTGCAACTCTGCCTTTGCGCCAGTGCCAAGGGGCTGAGCATGGCTGGCGAGTCAGGTCTCACCTGAGGGACCATTTTCAGAGCTCCAGCCCATTTTTGGTGTGGCTGGTGCTGCCCAAATGTGGCAAAGGAGAAGAGTCTTTTCCAGTGGCAGTTTTGGGGCAAGCCTCCCTGGTCATACTCACCCCTTGTTTTTTATGACATGCATACAAGAGGATTTCAGCCAGCTCTCAAAGTGCCCATGCAGAGGATGCTCTCCAGCCATCACTTGACCTCAGGCTAGCCGCCGCCTGGCTGTGTGAAGGCTTTACGTGCCTGTGAGCTTCATGTGCTGCTTCCCTTTCCTTGCAACACACTACCTGTAACCATGCTCCATGTGAGTGGGTGAACCAAACATTACTGAATTGTGCAGCGAAGAGCTTTCATATCAGCTAGTGGGAAAGCTGGCCTCCTTCTGCATGTGCTTCATGGCACCAACCTGAACTGCATGATAGCCGTGTCATCTTTGCCTTTCCCCTCTTGGGGGTCCCCGCATCATCCAGGACCTGCTGTGGGGCTGATCAAGATCCTCCAGCCAGGGAGGCTGCTTCAGGCTTGAAAGGATGAGGCCTAACTTGCCTGGGAGCTGAGGGTGGAGGGCTGCAGGTGCTCTTGGTGAAGCCTTTGAACATACCAAGCACTGCAGGATGCAGCTGATCATTGTTTCTAATTGGGCAGCAGAGTGATCAGCTGCTTTTATCTCTCTGAGCCCTGGCTCCCCAGGTGGAGAGTAAGATGATGCCTGCCCCCTCACTTCCCAGGGTTGTTCAGAGTGGTCATTAACCTTAAAATCGGTGAAGCACCCAGTCACTGAAGCAGTGAGTGCCACAGAAAAGCCCAGAAGGAAACTAATCCTAGTGCCAGAAGCAGGTTTGAACAAGCGGCATCACATGCTGGGCAGCGAGCGGAGACAGAGCGTTGCATCGAGACGGTGGGGCTCCACATACCTGCTTGCCCCgagccctcctgccctccccgagcagcttttctctgtctcgctgctcctttccctgctttgtGCCCATGGGAGCACCAGAGGTGGGGTCTCTGCTCCCTCGCTCAGGGGATGCCCTGGCCCAGGGAACAGGGCGAGGGCAGGCTCGGCTGCTCGCGGAGGTGGCCTGCCTGCGATGCGGCGAGGACCACGGCACCTTCCCTCAGGGGGTCTTTGGAGTCCTGGACCTGCCGCGAGAGATGCAAGCCTGTTACCAAGTCTGGACATTGTCTATGCTTTGAATGGGAAAAAACTGGCAGGGCCAGAAATTTGGAAAAGGTTGAAGATTGCTTTGGGAACGTGCTGTTTAAAAACTcatgaatacttttttttctaccccAATACTTGAAATGTTGCAAAATTTGATGCTTAGATGAAACGGTGTTTCTCTTCCTTAGTCTCCAGCTTGGAAACGTTAGgactctctccctcttccccacacAAAAGCTGTCTCAGCCGGAGcaggcataaatatttttatcagacTTAAATTGCTTGGGCTGAAGTTAAAAGCGAAGGAAAAGAGCAACCTTTGTTATGAGGAAGGCTGGACCGCCCTAGCAGGCAGTGCTACTGGTTTCACCTGTATTATTTAGTCTTTCCAAATTAGCCAGGAAAGCTGTGTCTGATGAGATGTGGGAATGCTCTGCCTGTACCAGCCTTGCTGCTGTCAAGGCCAGACTCCACTGACCTTGGTCACTGAGCATCGTTAACCTTAAGCCTTAACTGAGGTTAATGTTTGGCTTCATTTTCTGGTGTGAATAGCAACAGTAGCAAAAGGGCAGTTTTGGGCAGGAGAACTTCCTCTGTTCAGGCTGAAAACAGACATGCCTCTTGCAAATTCATGTGACCTGAAATGATGTCACTTCCAGTTTTCATCCTGACTCTCTTCCAGACGTTGATGCCTGTACAGTTTGCTGGGGGAAGAGGTTGTGTGCATGCTTCCTAAACCACTCCTGCAAAATCAGCTGAGGTAGCCTAGATTGTCAGTGTGACCCAGAATGAATTCAGCAGAGCTGGCCAGTGGTGGACTTGGGGATGTCTGGCCTAACCCCTTCTGCTAGCAGAGCTTTGGGGCAGGTAGCCTCTGGAATTGGTGTGCCCATGGGCAGCTGGGCACAGGAGAGTCTTGAAGGGCACAAGAAGATCTTAAGGAAGCTGACCTCTTTCAGCCTTATGCATCTAAGAAGTAATCTGGTAACAGTAAAACATTTCATCCGCAGGAACAGAGGTCTAGCAGGGGAGAGCAGCAATGTCATCCTGGTCAAGACTCCAAGAGGAGGCACCTGGCCCCTGGCcatgttatttttaagcttgGAAAGCACATGTGGTCTGCAAGAGCATAGCACTAAGGAAAGGAACTCGCCAGCActtcctgccctgccccggcaAACTGATAAAGCCCTTTGCAACGCAGGGCGACcccagtttgtttttaaaatgtggccAGGCATGGAGCTCACAGAATAACTGGAACACCCAGCTTTGGGCATTAATTCAGCTTTAATTCATTGCCTGATGAATTAAAGAGTtaatacaaatgtaaaaaggacaagaaaggCCCGCAAACCATCTCCAGAGCAATGTCTGCATAAGGGCATTCATCTATGCATGTACATGGGATCTAAAAAAAGGGTAGTTAGTAAATGTTACACAGGGAGGGGCACATAGCGTTATCCTGAGCACCGTGTGAATTTTCTTGCTGCTTGGACAATGCATCTGAATCCTGTTCCCTTCTCTTGTTATTCCAGTCCCAGCCCTCTTGTAAGCAAAGATAATTGCATGCTGAAGGATACAGTTCCCATGTATAGTAAGCGCTCACATTGAGGAAATCTAGGTTCCTGCAATCGAAAGCCAGCAGTTTGTTGTGCAGTAATGGTAACAAGGCCCACTGGGATGAATCTATCTTTATTGCATGCCCTGTGGAGGCATAAATGAAATTGCCAGAGATGTTCTCCTCCTTGCCTAGACGCTTGGGCAGCAGGGTTGCTGTGGCACCAAAACATGCTGAGTTCAGGCCAGGAAGGAGCTATTGCAGGGGGAGGGAATTACAACCCTCAGCTCCCGGTGCACACATGGTACCCCACCACCTCTTGGCTCTGTGAAACAGCCTCATTCCCACAGCAGGATGAATTGGTTTGTTAGGAATGAAATTCCTATTTCTGGTCTGACTGATTAGGTATTTTATGGATAgactttatttctgaaacagaaaccCTTCTCTCTCAAACACACTTTTGAGGCATTAAAGGGACTGCGTTAAAATGTCccagctggaagaagaaatacCCCTCCTTGTCCATCTTGTCCTTCTGATCTCCCTGTGGTAGGACTGTGGGGTGATGTTGCTAGAAAGTGGGACTGGTGAGCTTGCCACGTCTCAGCAGTGGGTGACAACCTCAAATTGTCCCGCCCTGAGCAGGCGCTTGGGATCTTGACAGGGATGCCAGGCctccagaaacagaaatgccacCTGGGAGGAAACAGCCCAGGCTTTAGCCTGAGCACCCTCTGGCCCAGACCTCTGGGAGGCCTCGTCAGGGCCAGGCGGATCCCCCAGCAATGAGACTGTGTTCCGGAAAGCTGGGAATTAAATTCTTTCATCGTGAGCCCCATGGCATGGAAAGCTTTATTAAGTGTGAGGTCTGAGCAGCAGAGCCAGTAACCACACAAAACACCATAGCAGTCTCAGTCGTGCCAAGGGCCTGTGCAAGGGGTGGCACATGGAACTGCTGCTGGGACACGGCCGCCTGTGGCAAGCGCCGTGACACCGAGACCCGGGGAGTCTCTCAGCCACGCTGGGGTCACTTCAAATAGGAGCGAGCTGGCTGCAAGCACAGCTGTGAAGGGGGTGCTTGGGGGAGATGGCTTAGATCAAAGCCGTGGTGTTTACTAATGCCTTCCACAGATTAACAGTGAAGTAAGCaccaaaaataaacaacctgatgcttttaaaaacactggGGTGAAGGAAACCCTTTCTGGTTTAGCAGTCTTTGTGGCTCTACCCTTTTTCCGGGGACCGCAGTCATGAGGCATCCTGGGGGCTGGGAGGATCTACCACAGCCTGATCCTGATGGTGCTGAAAGGCAGGAAGAGCTTTGCCTCTAGTGCCTGTGTAGAAGCACAAAACTGCAGGCTTGTTCCCACCCAGGTGCACATACCAGCACTGGCAGTGAAGATTGCCCTGATCTAAGCTGGTTGTGTGGGTCCCCAGACACGCTTTATGTGGAAGGTGGTCAGGACAGCCCTGCCTATGCCATGGCCACGTCTCCAACATTAGCCTTATGTTGAGGGAAAGCAGCGCTCATCTCCAGTCCCGCTTTTTTACACCTGGGGAGGTCCTGCCTGCTTCTTTTCCATTCAGTTCCAGAGAACTttaaaggagagaggaaggacaTGCCCTCCCACAGTGCCCCAACAGCGTCACAGGGCGTTGACGGTAGCAAGTGTCTTCGCAGTTCTGTTCTTCAACGTTAATTTGATAAGAGGAGACTTTCATCCTTGCCATCTGCTGATAAAGGGAAGCTCGGTTGAGGCGCTTAGGAGTTTCTAGACTCTTTTCAGGGCTAGAAAGTATACCAAAGCTTTTATTCAAGCAGGgacttactttcttttttcttcttgagggAATATACTCTGAACTGTGGGTcattctgcctttctttcttttccagggaAGAAACTGCCATGCCTGTGGGAATCTTCCGGGTATGCCTAGTGGTGATTACAGCTATTGTCAACCACCCGCTCCTCTTCCCTAAAGAGAATGGCACTGTCCCCGAGAACGCGGAAGAAATCATCCAGAAGATGAAGGAGCGGGAGGAGAGCCTTCGGCTGGAGAAGTTGCGCTTGGAGCAGGAAATCGCACACCAGGAAGCCATGCAGAAGACTCTGGAGAAGGCTGCAGAGGTGgtggaggaaagcaaagaggaaaaggtcCGATGGGATATGTGGACTGCCCTTTCCATGGTCATCTTCCTGCTGATCGAACTCTGGAGGCAGGATTTCCAGGAAGGGATTTGGCAGGAcacaggaggggaagaggatgACATGGCTGTCCTGGGGAAAGCATTTAAAGGTGTGGCCTTCCCTGACAAGGCCGTCTTGGCCAGCTTCTATGAGAAGCGCATCCTGGGTACCACCGGAGACATGGCCAGGATGCGGGAGATGGTGGAAGGCTTTGCAGATGACCTGTTGGAAGCCTTGAGGAGTGTTTGTAACCGGGACGCTGACATGGAAGTGGAGGACTGCATGGGTGTGGGGAGCATGTATGAGAACTGGAGAGTCCGTAAACCTTTTGTCTGTGATCTGATAGTGCCTTTTGCCCCCCCAGAGCCATACTGTTTTCGGTCCCAGACCTGGTGCTCTGGTGACTCTTTTCCCCCAGATGAACAAGGTTATGGCACTATCAAGGTATGTAGGGCAGATGAGGATGTGACGGGTTGCATCTGTGACAAGACTAAACTAGGGGAAGATATGCTGTGCCTCCTCCACAGCCAAGCCAATACTACCAGGCCCAGCAGTGAGATGGAAGACCTCCTGTGCTTCAAAAATACTCAATATCTGGATGCTGACCAAGTCATGAAGTGGTTCCAGATTGCAGTCACCAAGGCCTGGAACAGAATCTCCCACAAGTATGAATTCGACCTCTCCTTCAGCCTCCTGGACTCCCCAGGAGCCCTGAAGATAAAATTTAGGTCAGGGAAATCGATTGCCTTCAACCTCACTCCTGTGGTGCAGTACGAGAACTCCGATGTTTACTTCATCTCTCATTTCCCTCGGAGTGGCCTGGCAGCAGACCTCCCCTCCAGCACTCACTGGTTTCTCACCTTCGCAGTGTATGAGAGGAGGTTCATCCAGCTGGTCTCCAAAATGCTGCCTGCTAATGCCTGCCATGTCAGCTGCCTTCAgatcctctccttccttcatgGGAAGCAATGCAGCCTCACAGGTCCAAGCGGGCTTACCAACTACCACCTGAAGACAGTAATGCTGCATCTTCTGCAGGCACGTCCCAGTCAGGACTGGGCCCCAGAGAAGTTGGAGGCCCGTCTACAGGACATGCTGAAATTCCTGGAGAAATGTTTGCATGAGAAGAAACTCTACCACTTCTTCATTGGCAATAGGAAGGtaccagcagagctgggcttcCCCATCATATTCCAGAGGGCTGAGCCTCTCAACCTTTTTCGTCCCTTTGTGCTACACAGGGACGTTTACAGGAAGACAGTGGACACATTCCACGAGATGCTCAGGAACATGTCTGCACTGATAAATGAGTACACGGTGCACATTCCC is a genomic window containing:
- the LOC115348365 gene encoding inositol 1,4,5-trisphosphate receptor-interacting protein, which gives rise to MPVGIFRVCLVVITAIVNHPLLFPKENGTVPENAEEIIQKMKEREESLRLEKLRLEQEIAHQEAMQKTLEKAAEVVEESKEEKVRWDMWTALSMVIFLLIELWRQDFQEGIWQDTGGEEDDMAVLGKAFKGVAFPDKAVLASFYEKRILGTTGDMARMREMVEGFADDLLEALRSVCNRDADMEVEDCMGVGSMYENWRVRKPFVCDLIVPFAPPEPYCFRSQTWCSGDSFPPDEQGYGTIKVCRADEDVTGCICDKTKLGEDMLCLLHSQANTTRPSSEMEDLLCFKNTQYLDADQVMKWFQIAVTKAWNRISHKYEFDLSFSLLDSPGALKIKFRSGKSIAFNLTPVVQYENSDVYFISHFPRSGLAADLPSSTHWFLTFAVYERRFIQLVSKMLPANACHVSCLQILSFLHGKQCSLTGPSGLTNYHLKTVMLHLLQARPSQDWAPEKLEARLQDMLKFLEKCLHEKKLYHFFIGNRKVPAELGFPIIFQRAEPLNLFRPFVLHRDVYRKTVDTFHEMLRNMSALINEYTVHIPLAHTNGIHKESL